In Streptomyces nojiriensis, one genomic interval encodes:
- a CDS encoding PRC-barrel domain-containing protein yields MIGIADIREWRTHDVVDAAGRRIGVLEAVYVDTSTDEPAMATVLVGLPTRRHLVFVPLVGAVVGPGYVKVDYDRSLVKKCPAIGTDDVLPAEDEAAVFAHYDLPYQPGVNGERQLARR; encoded by the coding sequence ATGATCGGGATCGCGGATATCCGGGAGTGGCGTACCCACGACGTCGTCGATGCCGCAGGCCGCAGGATCGGCGTGCTGGAGGCGGTCTACGTGGACACCAGCACCGACGAGCCGGCCATGGCCACCGTCCTGGTCGGGCTGCCCACCCGCCGCCACCTGGTCTTCGTCCCGCTGGTCGGCGCGGTCGTAGGGCCCGGCTACGTCAAGGTCGACTATGACAGGTCGCTGGTGAAGAAGTGCCCGGCGATCGGGACGGACGACGTCCTGCCCGCCGAGGACGAGGCGGCGGTCTTCGCACACTACGACCTGCCCTATCAGCCCGGCGTGAACGGCGAGCGGCAGCTCGCCCGCCGCTGA